The Candidatus Methylomirabilota bacterium sequence GTGATGAAGCCGCCCCAGTCGCCGCCCTGGGCGCCGTAGCGCGCGTAGCCCAGGGTCTCGGTCATCAGGCTGCCGAACACGTCCGCGATCTCGGGGATGCCGAAGCGCGGCTGGCCCGGCGCGAACGAGAAGCCGTAGCCGGGCAGCGACGGCGCCACCACGGTGAAGGAATCCCTGGGGTCGGCGCCGAAGCGCGCGGGATCGGTGAGCATCGGCAGGATCGTGTGGAACTCCCACACCGAGCCCGGCCAGCCATGGGAAAGCAGCAGGGGCATCGGCTTCGGTCCGCGCCCCTCTTCATGGATGAAGTGGACGTCGATCCCGGCCACCGGCGCGGTGAACTGCCGGAAGCGGTTCAGCTCGGCCTCCCAGCGCCGCCAATCGTAGCGCTCGCGCCAGTAGGTCGTCAGCGCCTTCACATAGGAGAGGTCCGAGCCGAACTGCCAGCCCGCGCCCGGCGGCTCGTCGGGGAAACGCGCGCGGGCCAGCCGCTCGCGGAGATCGGTGAGGACGGCGTCGGGCACCGCGACCGTGAAGGGGCGGGGAGCAGGCATGGTGCGATCCCTCAGAACACCGGGTTCTCGACGTAGTGGCCCCACACCTGGCGGAGCCGCGCCACGATCTCGCCCATGGTGGCACGCGCCTTCACCGCCTCGATGGTGAGGGGCATGAGGTTGGTGTCAGGATTCTTCGCCTCGACGGCGAGGCGCTCGAGTAATTCGCTCACCCGCGCGTTGTCGCGGCCCGCGCGCACCGCCTTCACGCGCGCCACCTGGCGCGTCTCCACGTCGGCGGCCACCTTGTGGATGGGCACGGGCACCGGCGCGGGCGGCTCCGCAAACATGTTCACGCCGATGAGGGGCTGCTCGCCGGAAGCGCGGCGCCGCGCCGTCTCGTAGGCGGAGTCCGCGATCTCGCGCTGGAACCAGCCGGCCTCGATCGCCTTGATGGTGCCGCCCATCGCGTCCACCTTGTCGAGGATCTCGAACACCTTGGCCTCGATCTGGTTGGTGAGGGCCTCCACGTACCACGAGCCGCCCAGCGGGTCCACGACCTGCGGCACCCGCGTCTCGAGCGCGATCACCTGTTGCGTGCGCAGGGCGAGCTTCATCGCCTCCTCGGAGGGGATCGCGTACGCCTCGTCGAGCCCGTTGGTGTGTAGCGACTGGGCGCCACCCAGCACGGCGGAGAGCGCCTGGTAGGCGGTGCGCACCACGTTGTTCATCGGCTGCGCCTTGGTGAGGGTCGCCGCGGCGGTCTGGCAGTGGAAGCGGAGCCGCATCGACTCCGCCTTGGTGGCGTCGAACCGCTGCTTCATGAGCTTGGCCCAGATGCGCCGGGCCGCGCGGTACTTCGCGACCTCCTCGAAGAAGTCGGCCTGGGCCACGAAGTAGAAGGCCAGGCGCGGCGCGAAGTCGTCCACGGGCACGCCGGCGCGCGTGACTTCCTCCACGTAGGCGATGCCGTTGGCCATGGTGAAGGCGACCTCCTGCACGGATGTCGCCCCCGCCTCGCTGATGTGGTAGCCGCTGATGTTGATGGGGTTGTAGCGGGCGAGGTTGCGCGCCGAGTACACGATCATGTCGCGCATGATCCGCATCGACGGACGGATGGGGAAGATCCACTCCTTCTGGGCGATGTACTCCTTGAGGATGTCGGCCTGCACGGTGCCGGAGAGGCGGTTGAGATCGAAGCCGCGGCTCTGGGCCAGCGCCACGTACATGGACAGGAGGATCCACGCCGACGGGTTAATGGTCATGGACACGGAGATCTTCTCGAGGTCGATGTCCGCGAAGAGGGCCGCCAGGTCGTCGAGGGTGTCGATGGCCACGCCCTCGCGTCCCACCTCGCCGATGGACTTGGGATCGTCCGAGTCGTACCCCATGAGCGTGGGCATGTCGAAGTCCACGCTGAGGCCGGTCTGCCCCTGCGCGATCAGGTAGCGGAAGCGCCCGTTGGTGTCCTCGCCGGTGCCGAAGCCGGCGATCTGGCGCATGGTCCAGAGCCGGCCGCGGTACATCGTGGGGTATGGCCCGCGCGTGAACGGATACTGGCCGGGCAGGCCGATCTCCTCGAAGGGCGTGTCCGCGATGTCGGCCGGCGTGTACACGCGCTGCACAGGCAGGCCCGAGAGCGTGCGCGCCTCCGTCACCGTCTCCGGCTGGCGCTGGAGAAAGCCGCGCAGCTCGTTGCCTTCCCACGCCGCCTGCAGCTGCCGCGCCCGCTCGATCGCGTTCCGGTCGAACATCGTCGTCCTCCTGGCCTTTCGGGCTACGCCTTCGCGTTGTGGAGCGAGGCGAGCAGGGCCCGCGCCGCCGCATGGGGCCCCAGCTCGCGCCGCGCCACCCGCGCCACCAGCGGCGCCATGTGCAGCGCGGGATCGCCGATCGCGCGGGCCAGCGCCTCGTGGGCGATGCGGAGCACGCGCTGCTGCGCGCGCTTGGCCCGCCGCGGCTCGAGCGCGCCGCCGGCCTTGAGCTCGTCCATGTGCGCGCCGATGGCGTCGAGGAGCGCGTCCACGCCCTCCTCGCGCGCGGCGACACACGACATCACCGGCGGCACCCGCACGCCCTCGCGCGCGGGCAGCAACGTCAGCATCGCGCGCAGCTCCGCGATGGTGCGGTCGGCG is a genomic window containing:
- a CDS encoding methylmalonyl-CoA mutase family protein, translating into MFDRNAIERARQLQAAWEGNELRGFLQRQPETVTEARTLSGLPVQRVYTPADIADTPFEEIGLPGQYPFTRGPYPTMYRGRLWTMRQIAGFGTGEDTNGRFRYLIAQGQTGLSVDFDMPTLMGYDSDDPKSIGEVGREGVAIDTLDDLAALFADIDLEKISVSMTINPSAWILLSMYVALAQSRGFDLNRLSGTVQADILKEYIAQKEWIFPIRPSMRIMRDMIVYSARNLARYNPINISGYHISEAGATSVQEVAFTMANGIAYVEEVTRAGVPVDDFAPRLAFYFVAQADFFEEVAKYRAARRIWAKLMKQRFDATKAESMRLRFHCQTAAATLTKAQPMNNVVRTAYQALSAVLGGAQSLHTNGLDEAYAIPSEEAMKLALRTQQVIALETRVPQVVDPLGGSWYVEALTNQIEAKVFEILDKVDAMGGTIKAIEAGWFQREIADSAYETARRRASGEQPLIGVNMFAEPPAPVPVPIHKVAADVETRQVARVKAVRAGRDNARVSELLERLAVEAKNPDTNLMPLTIEAVKARATMGEIVARLRQVWGHYVENPVF